The proteins below come from a single Rhizobium tropici CIAT 899 genomic window:
- a CDS encoding alpha/beta hydrolase translates to MMMTRRNFATAIVAGAAATLISTRGMAAGSSTTGAAASAPLKVRNVVLAHGLFADGSCWTEVIARLQAKELNCTAVQNPLTTLPEAVGAVQRVLDRQDGPTVLVGHSFSGMLVTEAGVHPKVSALVYVAARAPDAGEDYTALAKTYPTPPASAGIVFDGDEGRLTEEAFLRDFAGDLPKAKAEVLYAVQQPFQKALLTGKTTQAAWRSKPSWYAVSTEDRTINPDLERFMAKRMGAKTIEVKASHLSLISHPDTIAHLILEAAGY, encoded by the coding sequence ATGATGATGACCAGACGAAATTTCGCGACCGCCATTGTTGCCGGTGCCGCCGCCACCCTCATTTCCACGCGTGGCATGGCCGCCGGCAGCTCGACCACGGGTGCGGCGGCCTCCGCGCCGCTAAAGGTCCGCAACGTCGTTCTTGCGCATGGACTTTTCGCAGACGGCTCCTGCTGGACGGAGGTCATCGCCCGGCTGCAGGCCAAGGAGCTGAACTGCACGGCCGTGCAGAACCCGTTGACGACTCTTCCCGAAGCCGTCGGGGCGGTACAGCGCGTGCTCGACCGCCAGGACGGCCCGACCGTCCTTGTCGGCCATTCCTTCTCGGGCATGTTAGTGACGGAAGCCGGCGTTCATCCGAAGGTTTCGGCGCTCGTCTATGTCGCAGCCCGCGCACCGGATGCCGGCGAAGATTATACGGCGCTCGCCAAGACATATCCGACGCCCCCTGCCTCGGCCGGTATCGTCTTCGACGGCGACGAAGGACGGCTCACCGAGGAAGCCTTCCTGCGCGACTTCGCCGGCGACCTGCCCAAGGCCAAGGCCGAAGTGCTTTATGCCGTGCAGCAGCCCTTCCAGAAGGCTTTGCTGACCGGAAAGACCACTCAGGCCGCCTGGCGCAGCAAGCCAAGCTGGTATGCCGTTTCCACCGAAGACAGAACGATCAATCCGGATCTGGAACGCTTCATGGCCAAGCGTATGGGCGCGAAGACCATCGAAGTGAAGGCAAGCCACCTCTCGCTGATCTCGCACCCCGATACGATTGCCCATCTGATCTTGGAAGCCGCCGGGTACTGA
- a CDS encoding GntR family transcriptional regulator, giving the protein MDGRDGAADDRELLSDRIRNALEDEIATGKLEAGAALDEQQLADRFSASRTPVREALRQLSVSGLVEMRARRGLVVARMTPERIMDMFETVAEIESMCVRLATYRMTPLERSHLIELHDVSETLVKTGDFDAYDVFNRAFHEAIYHATHNSFLAEQAIMIRNRLAAFRRAQLQQEQRLERSRAEHEAIMQAIAEGDGEMASRRMRAHMLNAATALRRFIEASKLI; this is encoded by the coding sequence ATGGATGGACGAGATGGTGCGGCCGACGATCGCGAGTTGTTGTCCGATCGCATTCGCAACGCGCTGGAAGATGAGATCGCGACCGGCAAGCTTGAGGCGGGCGCGGCACTGGACGAACAGCAGCTGGCCGATCGTTTCAGTGCCTCGCGCACGCCGGTTCGCGAGGCACTGAGACAGCTGTCGGTAAGCGGTCTGGTCGAAATGCGAGCGCGGCGCGGGTTGGTCGTTGCCCGCATGACACCTGAACGCATCATGGATATGTTCGAGACGGTTGCCGAAATCGAATCGATGTGTGTAAGGCTTGCCACCTATCGCATGACGCCGCTCGAGCGCAGCCACCTGATCGAACTGCACGATGTATCTGAAACGCTTGTGAAAACAGGCGATTTCGATGCTTACGATGTGTTCAATCGCGCCTTCCATGAGGCGATCTATCACGCCACCCACAACAGCTTTCTTGCCGAGCAGGCGATCATGATCCGCAATCGCCTGGCGGCCTTCCGCCGGGCTCAATTGCAGCAGGAGCAGCGGCTCGAGCGATCGCGGGCGGAGCATGAAGCCATTATGCAGGCCATAGCCGAGGGAGACGGGGAAATGGCGTCGCGGCGCATGCGGGCACATATGCTCAATGCAGCGACGGCGTTGCGGCGCTTCATCGAAGCCAGTAAGCTTATTTAG
- a CDS encoding DUF1513 domain-containing protein codes for MIRSGLIDRRAFVKAAGLTFLAALKPGALMALERADAVYASGIRAADGSFAVATVTEQGRIIDQVALPARAHGMAFSKATGKTVAFARRPGTYAMIFDPWNKVEPLVISAKEGRHFYGHGTFSPDGRLLYASENDFDNNRGIVGLYDAGNRFARVGEYETYGVGPHDMTVSDDGRFLIVANGGIETHPDFGRTKLNLDHMEPSLTLIDAASGRLIEKHTLPSQYARVSTRHVDIDASGRVWFACQYEGHRNDLPPLVGHFARGEDLSFVTLPDDTTRALGNYVGAIAVNRAENLVGVTSPIEGTSVTLDAKTGKVLKVESIADAAGIAPARHGFAVSSYDGNFLGEHNDVAWDQHIVRIARG; via the coding sequence ATGATACGCAGCGGCCTCATCGATCGGAGAGCCTTCGTCAAGGCAGCGGGACTGACCTTCCTGGCGGCGCTCAAGCCCGGTGCCTTGATGGCGCTGGAGCGGGCCGATGCGGTCTATGCCTCCGGCATCCGCGCCGCCGACGGCTCCTTTGCGGTGGCGACGGTGACAGAACAGGGCCGTATCATCGATCAGGTCGCCCTGCCCGCACGCGCCCACGGCATGGCTTTTTCGAAGGCAACCGGCAAGACTGTCGCCTTCGCGCGCCGGCCCGGCACCTATGCGATGATTTTCGATCCCTGGAACAAGGTCGAGCCGCTCGTCATTTCCGCCAAAGAGGGCCGGCATTTCTACGGGCACGGCACGTTTTCGCCTGATGGCAGGCTTCTCTATGCCAGCGAGAACGATTTCGACAATAATCGCGGTATCGTCGGGCTCTATGATGCGGGCAACCGGTTTGCCCGCGTCGGCGAATACGAGACCTATGGCGTCGGCCCGCATGACATGACGGTTTCGGATGACGGCCGGTTCCTGATCGTCGCCAATGGCGGCATCGAGACCCATCCGGATTTCGGCCGTACCAAGCTCAACCTCGACCATATGGAACCTTCGCTGACGCTGATCGACGCCGCGAGCGGCCGGCTGATCGAGAAGCATACGCTGCCGTCGCAATATGCTCGAGTTTCGACCCGTCATGTCGATATCGACGCCAGCGGCCGCGTCTGGTTCGCCTGCCAGTACGAAGGCCACCGCAACGACCTGCCGCCGCTTGTCGGCCATTTCGCGAGGGGCGAGGACCTGAGTTTCGTCACCCTGCCCGACGACACGACACGGGCTCTTGGCAATTATGTCGGCGCCATTGCCGTCAACCGCGCTGAAAACCTCGTCGGTGTGACGTCACCGATCGAAGGGACGTCGGTAACGCTGGATGCGAAAACCGGCAAAGTACTGAAAGTGGAGAGCATCGCCGATGCGGCCGGCATCGCGCCGGCTCGGCATGGCTTTGCCGTCTCGTCCTACGACGGCAACTTTCTGGGCGAACACAACGATGTCGCCTGGGACCAGCACATCGTCCGCATCGCCCGCGGCTGA
- a CDS encoding imelysin family protein codes for MRHWKRPEHFRSKRGHANAPSHCFHAVPDAKPLRSFAGIALAASLLLTAAALPAHAEDATTNGAGLNEAAVPAVLQKAVDDVIRPGYRAMHDSASKLTVAMKALCADPTDATLSGAKSAFGDTVKSWSHIEIVDTGPIIEKNRFEHILFYPDRKGVGLKQVQALISKADEQDTTVEAVAGKSVALMSMTALEYVLFGNGSDVLGKDKQSFRCRYGVAVAGNIENTAKEIADEWNAPDGVQKSWKFPGKTSDDFMDNKEAVTALLGILVHGAANVRDQRLETFYKGDPATARPKMAIYWRSANTWTSFTGNIGGLKTLWEKADMASLLPADKRAVATKIDGLLNDLATTAPTINPDIEAAIGNDAERAKIDMLLAVSRDLATSFSDEYGGAIGLSAGFSFADGD; via the coding sequence ATGCGCCACTGGAAACGTCCGGAGCATTTCCGCTCTAAACGGGGTCACGCAAATGCTCCGTCCCATTGTTTTCACGCAGTTCCGGACGCAAAACCGCTGCGCAGTTTTGCTGGAATTGCTCTGGCCGCCAGCCTACTGCTTACCGCTGCCGCCCTGCCTGCTCATGCAGAGGATGCAACAACCAATGGCGCCGGCCTGAACGAGGCGGCGGTGCCGGCCGTACTGCAGAAGGCGGTGGATGACGTGATTCGTCCCGGCTACCGCGCCATGCACGACTCCGCCTCGAAACTGACTGTCGCGATGAAGGCGCTTTGCGCCGATCCCACAGACGCCACCCTTTCCGGCGCCAAATCGGCTTTCGGCGACACCGTGAAGAGCTGGTCGCACATTGAGATCGTCGATACCGGCCCGATCATCGAAAAGAACCGCTTCGAGCACATCCTGTTCTATCCCGACCGCAAGGGCGTAGGCCTCAAACAGGTGCAGGCGTTGATCTCCAAGGCGGATGAGCAGGACACGACCGTCGAAGCCGTCGCCGGCAAGAGCGTGGCGCTCATGAGCATGACGGCGCTGGAATATGTGCTCTTCGGCAACGGCTCCGATGTCCTCGGCAAGGATAAGCAAAGCTTCCGTTGCCGCTATGGCGTGGCTGTTGCCGGCAATATCGAAAACACCGCCAAGGAAATCGCCGACGAATGGAATGCGCCAGATGGCGTGCAGAAATCCTGGAAATTCCCGGGCAAGACCAGCGACGATTTCATGGACAACAAGGAGGCCGTCACCGCATTGCTCGGCATCCTCGTGCATGGCGCGGCCAATGTTCGCGACCAGCGGCTGGAAACCTTCTACAAGGGCGATCCGGCAACGGCGCGGCCGAAGATGGCGATCTACTGGCGCTCGGCCAATACGTGGACCTCGTTCACGGGCAATATTGGGGGCCTGAAGACGCTCTGGGAGAAAGCCGACATGGCAAGCCTGCTGCCGGCGGACAAGCGCGCTGTTGCCACCAAGATCGACGGCCTGCTGAACGATCTTGCGACGACGGCACCGACGATCAATCCGGATATCGAGGCGGCCATCGGCAATGATGCGGAGCGGGCCAAGATCGACATGCTGCTCGCCGTCAGCCGCGATCTCGCCACGAGCTTCAGCGATGAGTATGGCGGTGCCATCGGTCTTTCGGCCGGCTTCTCCTTCGCCGACGGAGACTAG
- a CDS encoding di-heme oxidoredictase family protein — translation MTALPANRALLPALAAGFLVFSITLAVADILDFPSTRSDLSAEELKRVRDVTRATSNFLKAEPYETMQGGGLTAIDKVTRDIFSQPSAKLDQEQGQNFHLGNALFRKLWVSAPSSTQASDGLGPLFNARSCQSCHIRDGRGHPPEEAGAVATSMVLRLARPAVTPEEQQAVKDFYALNFPDSTYGAQLQDLAVPGLTAEGKVTLSYSDETVTLTGGETVTLRKPTYGVSDLASGPMDASTTLSARMAPPMIGLGLIEAIPDADILANADPDDKKGTGIRGRPAIVRDHRTGQLALGRFGWKAQNATVRDQVADAFSADIGISTPDRPNPYGDCTAKEPQCLTMPTGVQKRLGDTEAPDPVLPLVTFYSENLAVPARRMTNQPAVLHGKDMFYRSGCAACHTPKFVTRDGLKSSDGKDSPQAFQLIWPYSDFLLHDMGEGLSDGQQVGVASGRDWRTPPLWGIGLTQTVSGRQAYLHDGRARTLTEAILWHGGEAEKARNAFAGLSKDDRQALINFLESL, via the coding sequence ATGACAGCTCTACCGGCCAATCGCGCCCTTTTGCCCGCCCTCGCTGCGGGTTTTTTGGTTTTTTCCATCACGCTGGCCGTTGCCGACATCCTCGATTTTCCGAGCACGCGCAGCGATCTCTCTGCCGAAGAGCTGAAGCGCGTGCGCGACGTGACCCGCGCGACCAGCAATTTTCTCAAGGCCGAACCCTATGAAACGATGCAGGGCGGCGGCCTGACTGCGATCGATAAGGTCACGCGCGATATTTTCTCCCAGCCCTCGGCCAAGCTAGATCAGGAGCAGGGACAGAATTTTCATCTCGGCAACGCGCTCTTTCGCAAGCTTTGGGTCTCGGCCCCATCCTCCACCCAGGCTTCCGATGGGCTGGGACCGCTGTTCAACGCCCGCTCCTGCCAGAGCTGCCATATCCGCGATGGGCGCGGTCATCCGCCTGAAGAAGCGGGAGCTGTCGCGACCTCGATGGTCTTGCGCCTTGCACGGCCCGCCGTGACGCCGGAGGAGCAGCAGGCCGTCAAGGATTTTTACGCGCTCAATTTCCCGGATTCGACCTATGGAGCACAGCTGCAGGATCTTGCCGTTCCCGGCCTCACCGCCGAAGGCAAGGTAACCCTGAGCTATAGCGACGAGACGGTGACGCTTACCGGCGGCGAGACCGTGACCTTACGCAAGCCGACATACGGGGTGAGCGATCTCGCCTCTGGGCCGATGGATGCAAGCACCACGCTTTCAGCGCGCATGGCACCGCCGATGATCGGCCTCGGCCTGATCGAGGCCATTCCGGATGCCGATATTCTCGCCAATGCCGATCCGGACGACAAGAAGGGCACCGGCATTCGCGGCCGCCCCGCCATCGTCCGCGATCATCGCACGGGTCAACTCGCGCTCGGGCGCTTCGGCTGGAAGGCCCAGAATGCAACCGTGCGCGACCAGGTGGCCGACGCCTTTTCCGCCGATATCGGCATTTCGACGCCGGACCGACCGAACCCGTACGGCGACTGCACCGCCAAGGAACCGCAATGTCTGACTATGCCAACCGGCGTGCAGAAGCGCCTGGGCGACACGGAAGCGCCGGACCCGGTGCTCCCTCTGGTTACCTTCTATTCCGAAAATCTTGCCGTGCCGGCCCGCCGCATGACGAACCAGCCCGCGGTGCTGCATGGCAAGGACATGTTCTATCGATCCGGCTGTGCGGCCTGTCACACGCCGAAATTCGTGACACGCGACGGCCTGAAAAGCAGCGACGGCAAGGATTCGCCGCAGGCGTTCCAGCTGATCTGGCCCTATTCCGATTTCCTGCTGCACGACATGGGCGAAGGCCTGTCGGACGGGCAGCAGGTGGGCGTGGCATCCGGTCGCGATTGGCGCACGCCGCCGCTCTGGGGTATAGGCCTGACACAGACGGTGAGCGGCCGGCAGGCCTATCTGCATGACGGCCGCGCCCGCACATTGACCGAAGCCATCCTCTGGCATGGAGGAGAGGCGGAAAAAGCCCGCAATGCATTCGCCGGTCTTTCGAAGGACGATCGGCAAGCCCTCATCAACTTTCTGGAGTCCCTCTGA
- a CDS encoding imelysin family protein: MKLKNKIGAALAVAVVTTAAFSLPALAAAPEPAAVLKHYTELAHAKYQDALTTAQALDKAIDALLANPSDKTLKAARAAWIKARVPYAQTEVYRFGNPIVDDWEGKVNSWPLDEGLIDYVDASYGTESDENSLYVANVIANKTIKINGKDVDASHLTPEFLSGTLHQAGGVEANVATGYHAIEFLLWGQDLHGTDAGAGERPATDYDLKNCTHGNCDRRAEYLKSASTLLVADLKDMTDKWAPDGEATKHVEADPKAGLTTILTGMGSLSYGELAGERMKLGLLLHDPEEEQDCFSDNTYNEHNGDAIGIASAYNGNYTRVDGTKLKGPSLHDLVKAKDPALDKEMEGKLDATLAAMKAMVHRGETVEKYDQMIAEGNKEGNATVQKAIDGLLDQTKSIQRVIAVLDLGTIKLEGSDSLDNPNSVFKKK; this comes from the coding sequence ATGAAACTGAAAAACAAAATTGGCGCCGCGCTCGCGGTGGCCGTTGTCACGACCGCCGCATTCAGCCTGCCGGCTCTCGCAGCCGCTCCCGAGCCGGCTGCCGTTCTCAAGCATTATACGGAACTGGCACATGCCAAGTATCAGGACGCGCTGACGACGGCACAGGCGCTCGACAAGGCGATCGACGCCCTGCTCGCCAACCCGAGCGACAAGACGCTGAAGGCGGCACGTGCGGCCTGGATCAAGGCTCGTGTTCCCTATGCGCAGACGGAAGTCTATCGCTTTGGCAACCCGATCGTCGACGACTGGGAAGGCAAGGTCAATTCCTGGCCGCTGGACGAAGGCCTGATCGACTATGTCGACGCCTCCTACGGCACGGAAAGCGACGAGAACTCGCTCTATGTCGCCAATGTCATCGCCAACAAGACGATCAAGATCAACGGCAAGGATGTCGACGCTTCGCATCTGACGCCGGAATTCCTGTCGGGCACACTGCATCAGGCCGGCGGTGTCGAAGCCAATGTCGCGACCGGCTATCACGCCATCGAATTCCTGCTCTGGGGCCAGGACCTGCACGGCACGGATGCCGGCGCCGGCGAGCGTCCGGCAACCGATTACGATCTGAAGAATTGCACGCATGGCAATTGCGACCGCCGCGCCGAATATCTGAAATCCGCTTCGACACTGCTCGTTGCTGACCTCAAGGACATGACGGACAAGTGGGCGCCGGATGGCGAAGCCACCAAGCATGTCGAAGCTGATCCGAAGGCCGGCCTCACCACCATCCTGACCGGCATGGGCTCGCTTTCCTATGGCGAACTTGCCGGCGAGCGCATGAAGCTCGGCCTTCTGCTGCACGATCCGGAAGAAGAACAGGATTGCTTCTCCGACAATACCTATAACGAGCACAATGGCGACGCCATTGGCATCGCGTCTGCCTATAACGGCAATTACACCCGCGTCGACGGCACCAAGCTGAAGGGCCCGTCGCTGCACGATCTCGTCAAGGCCAAGGATCCGGCGCTCGACAAGGAAATGGAAGGCAAGCTCGACGCGACACTTGCTGCCATGAAGGCGATGGTCCATCGCGGCGAGACGGTCGAGAAATACGACCAGATGATCGCCGAGGGCAACAAGGAAGGCAACGCGACGGTTCAGAAGGCGATTGACGGCCTACTCGACCAGACAAAGAGCATCCAGCGCGTCATCGCTGTTCTCGATCTTGGCACGATCAAGCTCGAAGGTTCGGACAGCCTGGACAATCCGAACTCCGTCTTCAAGAAGAAGTAA
- a CDS encoding RsmB/NOP family class I SAM-dependent RNA methyltransferase, with protein MRLGGRLQGAIEVLADIEARKRPVADALKDWGLAHRFAGSGDRAAIGNIVYDALRMRLSHAWLMEDDSASALAHAVLFRQWGLTPEALAAELDGDKFAPEAPSAETLAAFAARKLEDAPRHIQGDIPEWVEPSFSQAFGDGWLAEAKALSERPTLDLRANALKADRAKVVKVLERAGGQASKIARFGIRIPAGEGASRLPNVTAELSFQKGWFEVQDEGSQIVADLVLPEEGDQVLDYCAGGGGKTLAMSAAMHNKGQVHAYDSDRRRLAPIIERLKRAGTRNVQVHDDRNGLLQLRGKFDKVLVDAPCTGTGTWRRRPDTKWRLTQKNLDERTSQQQEALAQAGEFVRPGGALLYVTCSVLPEENEAQVNRFAAQNPDFEVVETLGSWGKLFGKDAPKPRSSDGKTITLTPASTDTDGFFFSRLQRKM; from the coding sequence ATGCGTCTGGGCGGCCGATTACAGGGGGCCATCGAAGTTCTTGCCGATATCGAAGCGCGCAAGCGACCGGTGGCCGATGCCCTGAAGGATTGGGGCCTTGCCCATCGCTTCGCCGGCTCCGGCGACAGAGCCGCGATCGGCAACATCGTCTACGACGCCTTGCGCATGCGGCTTTCGCATGCCTGGCTGATGGAAGACGACAGTGCGTCCGCGCTTGCCCATGCCGTGCTCTTCCGCCAATGGGGCCTGACGCCAGAGGCGCTGGCTGCTGAGCTGGACGGCGATAAATTTGCACCCGAGGCGCCGAGCGCCGAAACATTGGCCGCCTTTGCGGCCCGCAAGCTCGAAGATGCGCCTCGTCACATTCAGGGCGATATTCCCGAATGGGTCGAGCCCTCCTTCAGCCAAGCCTTTGGCGATGGCTGGCTTGCCGAAGCCAAGGCTCTTTCCGAACGCCCGACGCTCGACCTTCGCGCCAATGCACTGAAGGCCGACCGTGCCAAGGTCGTGAAGGTGCTGGAACGCGCTGGCGGCCAGGCATCGAAAATCGCCCGGTTCGGCATCCGAATTCCGGCCGGCGAAGGCGCGTCCCGCCTGCCGAACGTCACGGCCGAACTCTCCTTCCAGAAGGGTTGGTTCGAGGTGCAGGACGAAGGCTCGCAGATCGTCGCGGATCTGGTCCTGCCTGAAGAGGGCGATCAGGTGCTCGACTATTGCGCCGGCGGTGGCGGCAAGACGCTCGCCATGTCGGCCGCGATGCACAACAAGGGCCAGGTCCATGCCTATGACAGCGACCGGCGACGGCTGGCGCCGATCATCGAGCGCCTAAAGCGAGCCGGCACCCGCAATGTCCAGGTCCATGACGACCGCAACGGCCTGCTCCAACTGCGCGGCAAGTTCGACAAGGTGCTGGTCGATGCTCCCTGCACCGGGACCGGCACGTGGCGGCGCCGTCCCGATACCAAGTGGCGGCTGACGCAGAAAAATCTGGACGAGCGCACCAGCCAGCAGCAGGAAGCCCTTGCCCAGGCCGGAGAATTCGTCCGTCCCGGCGGGGCGCTGCTCTATGTCACCTGCTCGGTGCTGCCGGAAGAGAATGAAGCGCAGGTAAACCGTTTCGCCGCCCAAAATCCGGACTTCGAGGTGGTGGAAACTCTGGGCTCATGGGGGAAGCTGTTCGGCAAGGATGCCCCAAAGCCCCGCTCCTCCGATGGCAAGACCATTACGCTGACGCCAGCCTCCACCGATACCGACGGCTTCTTCTTCAGCCGTCTGCAACGGAAGATGTGA
- a CDS encoding septal ring lytic transglycosylase RlpA family protein, translated as MKKIARSLAIAATISASIAVVSTPAFASAGCGGASWYGGSSKTASGERMSSRNLTAAHRSLAFGTRLRVTNKHNGRSVVVRINDRGPFIRGRVLDLSRAAAQNIGMVASGTAKVCYEVVASK; from the coding sequence TTGAAGAAAATCGCACGTTCTTTGGCAATCGCCGCAACTATATCCGCCTCCATTGCTGTCGTTTCGACTCCGGCATTTGCATCCGCTGGCTGCGGAGGCGCTTCATGGTACGGGGGAAGCTCCAAGACTGCTTCCGGGGAACGCATGAGTTCCAGAAATCTTACTGCCGCCCACCGCTCGCTTGCCTTCGGCACGCGCCTGCGGGTTACCAACAAGCACAATGGCCGCAGCGTCGTCGTTCGCATCAACGACCGTGGGCCTTTCATTCGCGGACGTGTTCTCGATCTCTCCCGCGCTGCCGCACAGAACATCGGCATGGTCGCTTCGGGTACCGCCAAGGTCTGTTACGAGGTCGTCGCCTCGAAGTAA
- a CDS encoding SDR family oxidoreductase, whose product MHVMIFGCGYSGTAIAKAFAGSGVRITGTTRSADKAEQLTKEGIEAFVFDGETLDPALADAMQTATHLVQSIAPGKSGDPLLRLAQLNLKALMPKLEWICYLSTVGVYGDHKGAWVSEQTSLHPVADRSVERVEAEDGWLRVGVRLDLPVAVLRLSGIYGPGRNAFCNLEKGTARRLIKANQVFNRVRVEDIGACAHFLSERKLGGIYNVTDDEPAPPQDVIVEAARLMGVEPPPEQAFETAELTPMARSFYGENKRVSNAKLRALGFQFRYPEYRMSLAELWSSGAWRG is encoded by the coding sequence ATGCATGTGATGATTTTCGGCTGCGGCTATTCCGGAACGGCCATCGCCAAGGCCTTCGCCGGCTCCGGCGTTCGCATCACCGGCACGACCCGCTCCGCCGACAAGGCCGAACAGCTGACGAAGGAAGGCATCGAGGCCTTCGTCTTCGACGGCGAGACACTCGACCCGGCTCTGGCCGATGCGATGCAAACGGCAACGCATCTGGTGCAATCGATCGCGCCCGGCAAATCCGGCGATCCGCTGCTGCGGCTGGCGCAGCTCAATCTCAAGGCATTGATGCCGAAGCTGGAATGGATTTGCTATCTCTCGACCGTCGGCGTCTATGGCGATCACAAGGGCGCCTGGGTCAGCGAGCAGACATCGCTGCATCCCGTCGCGGACCGTTCGGTCGAGCGGGTAGAAGCGGAAGACGGCTGGCTGCGTGTCGGCGTCCGGCTCGACCTGCCCGTCGCGGTGCTGCGACTTTCCGGCATCTACGGACCGGGCCGCAATGCCTTCTGCAATCTGGAAAAGGGAACCGCCCGAAGGCTCATCAAGGCGAACCAGGTGTTCAACCGCGTCCGCGTCGAGGATATCGGCGCCTGCGCCCATTTCCTGTCGGAGCGCAAACTCGGCGGCATATATAATGTCACCGATGACGAGCCGGCGCCGCCGCAGGATGTCATTGTCGAGGCCGCCCGCCTGATGGGCGTCGAACCGCCACCGGAACAGGCTTTCGAGACGGCTGAACTGACGCCGATGGCACGCTCTTTCTACGGCGAAAACAAGCGCGTTTCGAACGCGAAATTGCGCGCGCTCGGCTTCCAGTTCCGCTACCCAGAGTATCGTATGTCGCTCGCCGAATTATGGTCCTCAGGAGCATGGCGCGGCTGA
- the queG gene encoding tRNA epoxyqueuosine(34) reductase QueG produces the protein MPGDREAEKADKRRNTLTAFLREEARAHGFDLCRITRPDAIPEAAVRLGQFLDKGYHGTMGWMEETRDRRGDPRVLWSETRSIVVFGLNYGPEEDPRGILEKQDKAAISVYARNRDYHDVIKGRLKEIATRFAAHSKEDVKVFVDTAPVMEKPLAGAAGLGWQGKHTNLVSRAFGSWLFLGSMFTTADLEPDEPEVDHCGSCRACLDVCPTSAFPAPYQLDARRCISYLTIEHKGPIAPQLRPLIGNRIYGCDDCLAACPWNKFASSASEMKLVAREDLKEPSIAFLLDLDDATFRTFFSGSPVKRIGRDRFIRNVLIAAGNSSERSLIERCCELAGDPSPVVRGMAVWALSRLMTAGEFHAFAAQRHDEADEEVRAEWKLAGVS, from the coding sequence ATGCCCGGTGATCGCGAAGCGGAAAAAGCTGACAAGCGCAGAAACACACTGACGGCTTTCTTGCGAGAGGAAGCGCGTGCCCATGGTTTCGATCTCTGTCGCATTACCAGGCCGGACGCCATTCCCGAAGCGGCCGTGCGGCTCGGCCAGTTTCTCGACAAGGGTTATCACGGCACCATGGGCTGGATGGAAGAGACCCGCGACCGCCGGGGCGATCCGCGCGTGCTCTGGAGCGAGACCCGCTCCATCGTAGTCTTCGGCCTGAATTACGGGCCCGAGGAAGATCCGCGCGGCATTCTCGAAAAGCAGGACAAGGCGGCGATCTCGGTTTATGCCAGAAACCGCGATTATCACGATGTCATCAAGGGGCGGCTGAAAGAGATCGCCACGCGCTTCGCCGCGCACTCGAAGGAGGACGTCAAGGTCTTCGTCGATACAGCACCAGTCATGGAGAAGCCGCTGGCGGGTGCGGCCGGTCTCGGCTGGCAAGGCAAGCACACCAATCTCGTCAGCCGCGCCTTTGGCTCTTGGCTCTTTCTCGGCTCGATGTTCACCACGGCCGATCTCGAGCCGGACGAGCCCGAGGTCGACCATTGCGGCTCCTGCCGGGCCTGTCTCGACGTCTGCCCGACATCGGCCTTCCCTGCCCCCTACCAGCTCGATGCGCGCCGCTGCATTTCCTATCTGACCATAGAACACAAGGGGCCGATCGCCCCGCAGCTGCGGCCGTTGATCGGCAATCGCATCTATGGCTGCGATGACTGTCTTGCCGCCTGCCCCTGGAACAAATTCGCCAGCAGCGCTTCGGAGATGAAGCTGGTGGCGCGGGAGGATCTCAAGGAACCGTCGATCGCCTTTCTGCTTGATCTGGACGATGCGACCTTCCGCACATTCTTCAGCGGCTCGCCGGTCAAGCGCATCGGCCGCGACCGGTTCATCCGCAATGTACTCATCGCGGCCGGTAATTCCAGCGAACGCTCTCTGATAGAGAGATGCTGCGAATTGGCCGGAGACCCCTCGCCAGTCGTGCGCGGCATGGCGGTCTGGGCGCTATCGCGACTGATGACGGCTGGCGAATTCCATGCGTTTGCGGCACAAAGACATGACGAGGCGGACGAAGAAGTCCGCGCCGAATGGAAACTGGCAGGGGTATCGTGA